From one Lotus japonicus ecotype B-129 chromosome 3, LjGifu_v1.2 genomic stretch:
- the LOC130749238 gene encoding metal tolerance protein 10-like produces MAESGGGGGHGRMEPLLVTPEEQGGGGNPSWRLNVKEFHLPNQTVDHQNKCLNGLIRKPRKQRKVAEYYKKQERLLEGFNEMDTMTEKGIFPGGLTQDEMKQLAKNERFAVTASNVCNLILFGAKVFASYESRSLAVLASTLDSLLDLLSGFILWFTSYSMKKPNHYHYPIGKKRMQPVGIIVFASVMATLGLNILIESCRQLVAKSKPDGDPTKEKWMIGIMVSVTVVKFILMLYCRRFKNEIVRAYAQDHFFDVITNSVGLAAAVLAIKFKWWIDPIGAIIIALYTINTWAKTVIENVWSLIGRTAPPDFLAKLTYLIWNHHEQIKHIDTVRAYTFGAEYFVEIDIVLPQDMPLHLAHNIGETLQEKVEQLPEVERAFVHIDFEFTHRPEHKIMV; encoded by the exons ATGGCGGAGAGTGGTGGCGGAGGAGGACACGGCAGAATGGAACCACTTCTTGTTACACCGGAGGAACAAGGTGGTGGAGGAAACCCTTCATGGAGACTCAACGTGAAGGAGTTTCATCTACCAAACCAAACTGTTGATCATCAAAATAAGTGTTTAAATGGCCTAATTCGAAAACCCA GGAAGCAACGCAAAGTGGCAGAATATTACAAGAAGCAAGAGAGACTCCTTGAAGGATTTAATGAGATGGACACTATGACTGAAAAGGGCATTTTCCCTGGTGGTCTCACTCAG GATGAAATGAAGCAACTAGCTAAGAATGAACGTTTCGCGGTCACTGCGTCAAACGTGTGTAACTTGATTCTCTTTGGGGCAAAGGTTTTCGCCTCATACGAGAGCAGATCATTAGCAGTCCTTGCCTCAACCTTGGATTCTCTCTTGGATCTCTTGTCAGGGTTCATATTGTGGTTCACTTCATATTCGATGAAAAAACCGAACCACTATCACTACCCAATCGGAAAGAAACGTATGCAACCAGTG GGTATCATTGTTTTCGCATCAGTTATGGCAACCTTGGGGTTGAATATTTTGATTGAATCTTGCAGGCAACTTGTTGCGAAG TCTAAACCTGATGGGGATCCAACAAAGGAGAAATGGATGATTGGGATCATGGTATCTGTGACTGTAGTCAAGTTCATTCTTATGCTCTATTGTCGAagatttaaaaatgaaattgtgAGAGCATATGCACAAGATCATTTTTTTGATGTCATTACTAATTCCGTTGGATTAGCCGCTGCTGTTCTAGCTATCAAGTTCAAATGGTGGATTGATCCAATAGGAGCCATTATT ATAGCATTGTATACAATTAACACATGGGCGAAGACCGTGATTGAGAATGTTTGGTCGCTAATTGGAAGGACAGCGCCGCCTGATTTTCTTGCTAAGTTAACCTACCTTATATGGAATCACCATGAACAGATTAAGCACATTGACACGGTTAGAGCATACACCTTTGGGGCAGAATACTTTGTGGAAATTGACATTGTTTTGCCACAAGACATGCCTCTCCACCTTGCTCACAACATTGGTGAGACACTCCAAGAGAAGGTGGAACAACTTCCAGAAGTTGAGAGAGCTTTCGTGCACATAGATTTCGAGTTCACTCATAGACCTGAGCATAAGATCATGGTATGA